The Bos indicus x Bos taurus breed Angus x Brahman F1 hybrid chromosome 13, Bos_hybrid_MaternalHap_v2.0, whole genome shotgun sequence genome includes a region encoding these proteins:
- the LOC113903441 gene encoding cystatin-C, producing MVGSPRAPLLLLASLIVALALALAVSPAAAQGPRKGRLLGGLMEADVNEEGVQEALSFAVSEFNKRSNDAYQSRVVRVVRARKQVVSGMNYFLDVELGRTTCTKSQANLDSCPFHNQPHLKREKLCSFQVYVVPWMNTINLVKFSCQD from the exons ATGGTGGGCTCCCCGCGCGCCCCACTGCTCCTGCTGGCATCCCTGATCGtcgccctggccctggccctggccgtGAGCCCCGCGGCAGCGCAGGGCCCTAGGAAGGGTCGCCTGCTGGGCGGCCTGATGGAGGCGGACGTCAATGAGGAGGGCGTGCAGGAGGCGCTGTCCTTTGCGGTCAGCGAGTTCAACAAGCGGAGCAACGACGCTTACCAGAGCCGCGTGGTGCGCGTGGTGCGCGCCCGCAAGCAG GTCGTGTCAGGGATGAACTATTTCTTGGACGTGGAGCTTGGCCGGACTACATGTACCAAGTCCCAGGCCAACTTAGACAGCTGTCCCTTCCATAACCAGCCTCACCTGAAGAGG GAAAAGCTGTGCTCCTTCCAGGTTTACGTCGTCCCATGGATGAACACCATCAACCTGGTGAAGTTTAGCTGCCAGGATTAA